The following proteins are encoded in a genomic region of Deltaproteobacteria bacterium RIFCSPHIGHO2_02_FULL_44_16:
- a CDS encoding proline--tRNA ligase (catalyzes the formation of prolyl-tRNA(Pro) from proline and tRNA(Pro)), translating into MRYSELLIPTLREAPSDAEVISHQLMLRAGYIRKLAAGVYTYLPLCLRVLRKIEGIIRSEMEKSGAHELLLPIVMPAELWKESKRWDVYGKELLRFKDRHDREFCVGPTHEEAITDLARREIRSYRDLPKNLFQIQTKFRDEIRPRFGLMRGREFIMKDSYSFDRDEPHSLQTYQKMYEAYIRIFKRCGLDFRAVEAATGAIGGTKSHEFQVLAASGEDQIFACTKCEYAINSELKNSEKCPRCQSSLENFRGIEVGQVFFLGTKYSEAMKANFLDEKGNEVPLVMGCYGIGIGRTAAAAIEQNHDERGIIWPLPIAPFQIEVIPLGTEFEVLEVANKIAQEIQAKDLEPLLDDRDERPGVKFADADLIGIPYQVVVGSKGLKEGVVEWKERKTGTVEKVKFDHVRTHFLKIVK; encoded by the coding sequence ATGCGTTACTCAGAACTCTTGATTCCAACGCTTCGCGAAGCTCCGAGTGATGCCGAAGTCATAAGCCATCAACTCATGCTACGAGCTGGTTATATTCGAAAGCTTGCGGCTGGAGTTTATACGTATCTTCCTCTCTGCTTACGAGTGCTTCGAAAAATCGAAGGTATCATTCGATCTGAAATGGAAAAAAGCGGCGCCCATGAACTTCTTCTTCCGATTGTCATGCCAGCAGAACTTTGGAAGGAATCCAAAAGATGGGATGTGTATGGAAAAGAATTACTTCGCTTTAAAGATCGACATGATCGAGAATTTTGTGTTGGTCCAACTCATGAAGAAGCAATTACCGATTTAGCGCGTCGCGAAATTCGATCCTATCGCGATCTTCCGAAAAATCTTTTTCAAATTCAGACAAAATTTCGTGATGAAATTCGTCCTCGTTTTGGACTGATGCGTGGGCGTGAATTTATCATGAAAGATAGTTATTCCTTTGATCGCGATGAACCTCATTCTCTTCAAACCTATCAAAAAATGTATGAGGCGTATATTCGCATCTTTAAACGATGTGGACTCGATTTTCGCGCTGTTGAAGCTGCAACCGGCGCTATCGGTGGCACAAAGTCGCACGAGTTTCAGGTGCTCGCGGCATCAGGAGAAGATCAAATCTTTGCCTGCACGAAATGTGAATATGCGATCAATAGTGAGCTCAAAAATTCTGAGAAATGTCCTCGTTGCCAATCTTCATTAGAGAATTTTCGCGGCATTGAGGTAGGGCAGGTCTTTTTTCTGGGAACGAAATATTCGGAGGCGATGAAAGCAAATTTCCTGGATGAAAAAGGAAATGAAGTTCCGCTTGTCATGGGATGCTACGGTATCGGTATCGGTCGCACTGCGGCAGCAGCGATTGAACAGAATCACGATGAGCGAGGAATAATCTGGCCGCTTCCGATTGCTCCTTTTCAAATTGAAGTGATTCCTCTCGGAACAGAATTTGAAGTTTTGGAAGTTGCGAATAAGATTGCACAGGAGATTCAAGCAAAGGACTTGGAACCACTTCTTGATGATCGTGATGAACGGCCCGGAGTGAAATTTGCTGATGCAGATTTAATTGGGATTCCTTATCAGGTTGTTGTGGGGAGTAAGGGACTGAAAGAGGGTGTGGTGGAATGGAAGGAACGCAAAACCGGAACAGTAGAAAAAGTAAAATTTGATCACGTACGCACACATTTTCTTAAAATTGTGAAGTGA
- a CDS encoding orotidine 5'-phosphate decarboxylase: protein MVEKKVEYRDRLIVALLADRMRDAEKMVKLLKKEVHIFEIGLPTYTALGPDVIKMVHDHQCKVFLDLKYHDIPSTVELAVRHATKLGVAMLTVHATGGTEMLRRAAHAAEDAAGSKTEMPLLLAVTVLTSMETLADVGVQFEVREQVVRLAQLAKKCGFQGVVASPLEIKPVRKACGERFLIVTTGVRPLGSAPLDQRRFAAPVMAIAAGADYLVIGRPVVQAKDPHAVVQQILKEIS, encoded by the coding sequence ATGGTAGAAAAAAAAGTTGAGTATCGGGATCGATTGATCGTCGCACTTCTCGCAGATCGTATGAGAGATGCTGAGAAGATGGTAAAACTTCTGAAGAAGGAAGTTCATATTTTTGAGATTGGGCTTCCCACCTATACAGCGCTCGGTCCTGATGTCATCAAGATGGTTCATGATCACCAATGTAAGGTTTTTCTCGATTTAAAATATCACGATATTCCTTCGACCGTGGAACTTGCGGTAAGGCATGCGACAAAACTTGGGGTCGCGATGTTAACGGTGCATGCGACTGGCGGAACAGAAATGCTTCGACGCGCTGCGCATGCTGCGGAGGATGCTGCTGGAAGTAAAACCGAAATGCCGCTGCTTCTTGCCGTGACGGTGCTGACAAGTATGGAGACGCTCGCGGATGTCGGAGTGCAATTTGAGGTGCGCGAACAGGTGGTTCGTTTAGCGCAGCTCGCAAAAAAATGTGGATTTCAGGGCGTCGTTGCGAGCCCGCTTGAAATTAAACCTGTGCGAAAAGCATGTGGTGAGCGTTTTCTGATTGTGACTACCGGTGTGCGTCCTCTTGGAAGCGCACCCCTTGATCAACGTCGGTTTGCAGCGCCAGTGATGGCAATTGCAGCTGGAGCAGATTATCTGGTGATCGGTCGTCCTGTGGTTCAAGCCAAAGATCCACACGCGGTAGTGCAGCAGATTTTGAAGGAAATTTCCTAA
- a CDS encoding short chain dehydrogenase, with translation MKLKNKTIIITGASRGIGRAIALKCARDGANIVIASKTTEKHPKLEGSIYTVAEEVEAAGGNVLPIQVDVRDEAQIEVMVSKTVEKFGGVDVLINNAGAIHLASLETTPMKRYDLVQSVNARAVFLCAQKTLPYLKKSKNAHILNMSPPINFETKWLKQNLAYMISKYGMTICTIGLSSELNQYGIAVNSLWPRTSIATAAIQVHFGEEMMKQSRTPEIMAEAAYEMITTTGCQLTGKTLFDEDVLRDRGRTDFSKYAVDPTKELLIFS, from the coding sequence ATGAAGCTAAAAAATAAAACGATCATCATCACGGGTGCGAGTCGTGGTATTGGAAGAGCCATTGCGCTGAAGTGTGCACGTGACGGCGCGAATATCGTTATTGCATCGAAGACAACGGAGAAGCATCCGAAACTGGAAGGGTCGATTTATACGGTTGCAGAAGAAGTTGAAGCAGCCGGTGGAAATGTTCTTCCCATCCAAGTCGATGTGCGCGATGAAGCTCAAATTGAAGTAATGGTTTCGAAAACTGTTGAGAAATTTGGTGGCGTTGATGTTCTCATCAATAATGCTGGGGCCATTCATCTGGCTTCTCTCGAAACAACTCCCATGAAGCGGTATGATTTGGTGCAATCAGTGAATGCGCGAGCTGTTTTTCTGTGTGCACAGAAAACACTTCCTTATTTAAAGAAATCAAAAAATGCTCACATTTTGAATATGTCACCGCCGATAAATTTTGAAACAAAATGGCTGAAGCAAAATCTTGCGTATATGATTTCGAAATATGGAATGACAATATGCACGATTGGTCTTTCGTCAGAGTTGAACCAATATGGCATTGCCGTCAATTCACTCTGGCCAAGAACATCGATTGCGACAGCCGCGATTCAAGTTCATTTCGGTGAAGAGATGATGAAACAAAGTCGTACTCCAGAAATTATGGCTGAAGCCGCATATGAAATGATCACGACAACCGGTTGTCAGCTCACAGGAAAAACACTTTTTGACGAAGATGTTCTTCGTGATCGTGGCAGGACTGATTTTTCCAAATACGCTGTTGATCCGACAAAGGAATTACTCATTTTTTCTTGA